In the Helicobacter pylori genome, one interval contains:
- a CDS encoding flagellar hook-basal body protein: MQNGYYAATGAMATQFNRLDLTSNNLANLNTNGFKRDDAITSDFLRLYQQYREQLPLEDQTKASAKYLNRNLNRVPILSEIYTDRSLGAFEGTHNPLDFALTSPNLYFAIQTNEGVAYTRDGHFSVDKDGFLVTLNGFRVLSRSGLNEKGGIMLMPDAEIEVDQNGGITFRDNEAQIQAGALALVSFSEPKNLKKIGQNLYTYHGEGVHQVSDSGALRQYMLEKSNVNAVREMSALIEINRFLDMYSKVLKTHQDDMNAEAINKLATKT, encoded by the coding sequence ATGCAAAATGGGTATTATGCGGCCACAGGTGCTATGGCGACACAATTTAACCGCTTGGATTTGACCTCTAACAATTTAGCTAATTTAAACACCAACGGCTTTAAAAGAGACGATGCGATTACAAGCGATTTTTTAAGGCTTTACCAACAATACCGAGAGCAACTGCCTTTAGAAGATCAAACCAAAGCGAGCGCGAAATATCTAAACCGCAACCTCAATCGTGTGCCTATCCTATCAGAAATCTATACCGATAGGAGTCTTGGCGCGTTTGAAGGAACGCATAACCCCCTAGATTTTGCCCTAACAAGCCCTAACCTCTATTTTGCGATACAAACTAATGAGGGAGTCGCTTATACCAGAGACGGGCATTTTAGCGTGGATAAAGACGGCTTTTTAGTTACTCTTAATGGCTTTAGGGTGCTTTCACGCTCTGGCTTGAACGAAAAAGGAGGGATCATGCTCATGCCTGACGCTGAAATTGAAGTGGATCAAAATGGCGGAATCACTTTTAGGGATAATGAAGCCCAAATTCAAGCGGGCGCGTTAGCTTTAGTGAGTTTTAGCGAACCTAAAAACCTTAAAAAAATAGGGCAAAACCTTTACACTTATCATGGCGAAGGCGTCCATCAAGTCTCTGACTCTGGCGCGTTAAGACAATACATGCTAGAAAAAAGCAATGTCAATGCGGTGCGTGAGATGAGCGCTTTGATTGAAATCAACCGCTTTTTGGACATGTATTCTAAAGTGCTAAAAACCCATCAAGATGACATGAACGCTGAAGCGATCAACAAACTCGCTACAAAAACTTAA
- a CDS encoding DUF3883 domain-containing protein, giving the protein MAKHRNYEILNLIGYALAKFDNDFIKEFGFSTKNAFFEYCVQIGLADTIGVIKNRMDLFDYFFPNKRKGWWQKGDAYIHRKLWIDSLFGNESVKGFSHIVKWFLQEQYGIKDLDITPNAYLKTRYKSMQETGLEAELYFLNHYKNIKIFSCGHLKDMRLFGDGYDFYIQTNKQAFLVEVKGIREKQGALRLTQKEYDQAQTYSHDYALVVVLNLSEKPYLLSVANPLKHLEFKACERKQKSILEYHLIGQIK; this is encoded by the coding sequence ATGGCAAAACATAGAAATTATGAAATTTTAAATCTCATAGGCTATGCTTTGGCGAAATTTGATAATGATTTTATTAAAGAATTTGGTTTTTCTACTAAAAACGCCTTTTTTGAATATTGCGTCCAAATCGGCTTGGCTGACACGATCGGTGTTATCAAAAATCGCATGGATTTATTTGATTATTTTTTTCCTAACAAACGCAAAGGTTGGTGGCAAAAAGGCGATGCCTATATCCATAGAAAATTATGGATTGATAGTTTGTTTGGAAATGAAAGCGTTAAGGGTTTTAGCCATATTGTGAAATGGTTTTTGCAAGAACAATACGGAATCAAAGATTTAGACATTACCCCTAACGCTTACCTTAAAACCCGCTATAAAAGCATGCAAGAAACGGGTTTAGAAGCCGAATTGTATTTTTTAAACCACTATAAAAACATCAAAATATTCTCTTGTGGGCATTTAAAAGACATGCGTCTTTTTGGCGATGGGTATGACTTCTATATTCAAACCAACAAGCAGGCGTTTTTAGTGGAAGTTAAGGGCATTAGAGAAAAGCAAGGGGCATTGAGATTGACCCAAAAAGAATACGATCAAGCACAAACTTATAGCCACGATTATGCGCTTGTAGTGGTATTGAATTTGAGTGAAAAACCCTATCTTTTATCTGTCGCTAACCCCTTAAAGCATTTAGAGTTTAAGGCATGCGAAAGAAAACAAAAAAGCATTTTAGAATACCACTTAATAGGGCAAATAAAATAA
- the lepA gene encoding translation elongation factor 4 produces MKNIRNFSIIAHIDHGKSTLADCLIAECNAISNREMTSQVMDTMDIEKERGITIKAQSVRLNYTLKGEDYVLNLIDTPGHVDFSYEVSRSLCSCEGALLVVDATQGVEAQTIANTYIALDNHLEILPVINKIDLPNANVVEVKQDIEDTIGIDCSSANEVSAKARLGIKDLLEKIITIIPAPSGDFNAPLKALIYDSWFDNYLGALALVRIMDGSINTEQEILVMGTGKKHGVLGLYYPNPLKKIPTKSLECGEIGIVSLGLKSVTDIAVGDTLTDAKNPTPKPIEGFMPAKPFVFAGLYPIETDKFEDLREALLKLQLNDCALNFEPESSVALGFGFRVGFLGLLHMEVIKERLEREFGLNLIATAPTVVYEVHLTDNSIKYVQNPSELPPENHIVCIKEPFVRATIITPSEFLGNLMQLLNNKRGIQEKMEYLNQSRVMLTYSLPSNEIVMDFYDKLKSCTKGYASFDYEPIENREANLVKLDVRVAGDVVDALSIIIDKNKAYEKGRALVETMKELIPRQLFEVAIQASVGNKIIARETIKSVGKNVTAKCYGGDITRKRKLLEKQKEGKKRMKAIGKVELPQEAFLAILKID; encoded by the coding sequence ATGAAAAATATCCGCAATTTTTCCATTATCGCTCACATTGACCATGGTAAAAGCACTTTAGCGGATTGTTTGATCGCTGAATGCAACGCTATCAGTAACAGAGAAATGACCAGCCAAGTGATGGACACTATGGATATTGAAAAAGAAAGGGGCATTACGATTAAGGCTCAAAGCGTGCGCTTAAATTACACGCTTAAGGGGGAAGATTATGTTTTAAACCTCATTGACACCCCAGGGCATGTGGATTTCAGCTATGAAGTGTCGCGCTCTTTGTGTTCGTGCGAAGGGGCGTTATTGGTAGTAGATGCCACTCAAGGCGTGGAAGCGCAAACCATCGCCAACACTTATATCGCTTTAGATAACCATTTAGAAATTTTACCGGTGATCAATAAAATTGATTTGCCTAATGCGAATGTTGTAGAAGTCAAACAGGATATAGAAGACACGATAGGGATTGACTGCTCTAGTGCTAATGAAGTGAGCGCTAAAGCCAGGCTTGGCATTAAAGATTTGTTAGAAAAAATCATTACGATTATTCCTGCCCCTAGCGGTGATTTTAACGCTCCCTTAAAAGCGCTCATTTATGATTCATGGTTTGACAATTATTTAGGGGCGCTAGCGTTGGTGCGTATCATGGATGGGAGCATTAATACAGAGCAAGAAATTTTAGTGATGGGAACGGGTAAAAAACATGGCGTTTTAGGGCTATACTACCCTAACCCTTTGAAAAAAATCCCTACTAAAAGTTTAGAATGCGGTGAGATTGGCATTGTGAGTTTAGGGCTAAAAAGCGTTACGGATATTGCGGTGGGTGATACGCTCACAGACGCTAAAAACCCTACCCCTAAACCCATTGAAGGCTTTATGCCGGCTAAACCCTTTGTTTTTGCGGGGCTTTACCCTATAGAAACGGACAAGTTTGAAGATTTAAGGGAAGCGTTATTGAAACTCCAGCTTAACGATTGCGCTTTAAATTTTGAGCCTGAAAGCTCTGTGGCGCTTGGCTTTGGCTTTAGGGTGGGCTTTTTAGGGCTATTGCACATGGAAGTGATTAAGGAAAGGTTGGAGAGAGAATTTGGCCTTAACCTCATCGCTACCGCTCCCACGGTGGTGTATGAAGTGCATTTGACGGATAATAGCATCAAATATGTCCAAAACCCTAGCGAATTGCCCCCTGAAAACCATATCGTTTGCATCAAAGAGCCTTTTGTGAGGGCGACGATCATCACGCCGAGTGAATTTTTGGGTAATTTAATGCAGTTGTTGAATAATAAAAGAGGCATTCAAGAAAAAATGGAATATTTGAACCAATCTCGTGTCATGCTCACTTATTCCTTGCCGAGCAACGAAATTGTGATGGATTTTTATGACAAACTCAAATCTTGCACGAAAGGGTATGCGAGCTTTGATTATGAGCCTATAGAAAACAGAGAGGCTAACTTGGTGAAATTAGATGTGAGGGTGGCAGGCGATGTGGTGGATGCGCTTTCTATCATTATAGATAAAAATAAGGCGTATGAAAAGGGGCGTGCTTTGGTGGAAACGATGAAAGAGCTTATCCCAAGACAGCTTTTTGAAGTCGCTATCCAAGCGAGCGTGGGGAATAAAATCATCGCCAGGGAGACGATTAAATCTGTCGGTAAGAATGTAACGGCTAAGTGCTATGGGGGCGATATTACACGAAAAAGAAAGCTCTTAGAAAAGCAAAAAGAGGGTAAGAAACGCATGAAAGCTATCGGTAAGGTGGAACTTCCCCAAGAAGCGTTTTTAGCGATATTAAAGATTGATTAG
- a CDS encoding AAA family ATPase, with protein sequence MDSFDLDNKPKQQIEFKAFKLFLNHTFTDKLGGLIIIIGENNTGKSNLLKALGCFSEHVNEFKKNCTPNYVGYEESISSLKLSTLKDKKPQNEITLTIDSSSKITFNESIAKVDLLEGVCYKALNNDLLSEEDKLSYEKAIEECRSLDPYRRESKLLDLYNSYNKTISCIPSNIQNELPSQVISNMRDLCEALWEENTQNFRSDFCDNLKTKFRSAWLEKMIQDLTAKTTLEDKNEILKNFKEKLLPLAQGWFENDDHNHRSLSDLKLSQITIWRFINDDDFLKIESDEPTNELEQVSNNQPAIYTSVDDLLDSEPIDVSKISRFPQVIYYDNKKRFKHKDLIVKPEELEKSVFFRAFFKAIGVNLSSVKKSYSKASGNIGYLTQLQDEIKEKVISKITNRFNRLYFQKDQNRKWSYLFDFRLDLHNISLSLFKKDSNKQKEVLHLDDQSDGFKWFFNLFFGLLFGNSLKKDAIVLMDEMGSNLSVPTRKECRKFLKEFGQRVGVTFVLVTHDPFLVDMNHLNELRVLRHDEESLQSVSIRHFSSVDLGDNGALKTIKKSLGVSHKTLNENDRLLFVEGISDYNYLSAFKLLYEQEKKVSLDMAFLNIVFLPVNGLGNDDLKESKKPQMKQILETLAEEETNATLLVDGDTRGKACEELNKELGNKLNILKLNDCDDSFKNFKNIEDCFSQKDKIKLDLKNKSSRSHTAYTNALKNDLLLNPNLVETETKENFYKLLEWLYLKMDTDNQVGNQKA encoded by the coding sequence TTGGATAGTTTTGATCTAGACAATAAGCCTAAGCAACAAATTGAGTTTAAAGCGTTCAAACTTTTTTTAAACCACACTTTCACAGATAAGTTAGGGGGATTGATCATCATTATTGGTGAGAATAATACCGGTAAAAGCAATTTATTGAAAGCTTTAGGGTGTTTTAGCGAGCATGTAAATGAATTTAAGAAAAACTGCACCCCTAATTATGTGGGCTATGAAGAATCGATAAGTTCTTTAAAATTAAGCACCCTTAAAGATAAAAAACCTCAAAATGAAATAACCTTAACCATAGATAGTTCTTCAAAAATCACTTTTAATGAGAGTATTGCAAAGGTTGATTTGCTTGAAGGTGTTTGCTATAAAGCCCTTAACAATGATTTGTTAAGCGAAGAAGACAAGTTATCTTATGAAAAGGCTATTGAAGAGTGCCGAAGTTTAGATCCATACAGAAGGGAGAGCAAATTGTTAGACTTATACAATAGCTATAATAAAACCATCTCTTGCATCCCTAGTAACATTCAAAATGAATTGCCTTCTCAAGTCATTTCTAACATGAGAGATTTATGCGAGGCATTGTGGGAAGAAAATACGCAAAATTTTAGGAGTGATTTTTGCGATAATCTTAAAACCAAGTTTAGAAGCGCTTGGTTAGAAAAAATGATTCAAGATCTAACTGCAAAGACAACCCTAGAAGATAAAAATGAAATCCTTAAAAATTTCAAAGAAAAATTGCTCCCACTCGCTCAAGGGTGGTTTGAAAATGACGACCACAACCACAGAAGTTTGTCTGATTTAAAACTTTCTCAAATCACTATCTGGCGTTTTATCAACGATGATGATTTTCTCAAAATAGAATCTGATGAACCCACCAATGAATTAGAACAAGTTTCTAATAACCAACCTGCAATTTACACAAGCGTAGATGATTTATTGGATAGCGAACCCATAGATGTGTCTAAAATCTCTCGCTTCCCTCAAGTGATTTACTACGATAACAAAAAGCGTTTCAAACATAAGGATTTGATTGTCAAGCCAGAAGAATTGGAAAAAAGTGTCTTTTTTAGGGCGTTTTTTAAAGCTATTGGTGTGAATTTATCAAGCGTTAAGAAAAGTTATTCAAAGGCGAGCGGAAACATTGGTTATTTGACACAATTGCAAGATGAGATCAAAGAAAAAGTTATTTCTAAAATTACCAATAGATTTAACAGGCTTTATTTTCAAAAAGATCAAAACAGAAAATGGTCGTATTTATTTGATTTTAGATTGGACTTACACAATATTTCTCTATCGCTTTTTAAAAAAGATTCCAACAAACAAAAAGAAGTGTTGCATTTAGACGATCAAAGCGATGGGTTTAAATGGTTTTTCAATTTATTTTTTGGTCTTTTATTTGGTAATTCCTTAAAAAAAGATGCCATTGTTTTGATGGATGAAATGGGTTCAAACCTTTCTGTGCCAACTCGCAAAGAGTGTAGGAAATTTTTAAAAGAGTTTGGGCAAAGAGTGGGAGTTACTTTTGTTTTGGTAACCCATGATCCCTTTTTGGTGGATATGAATCATTTAAATGAATTGAGAGTCTTACGCCATGATGAAGAGTCTTTGCAAAGCGTTAGCATTCGTCATTTTTCATCTGTGGATTTGGGCGATAATGGGGCATTGAAAACCATTAAAAAATCTTTAGGCGTGAGCCATAAGACTCTTAATGAAAACGATCGCCTTTTGTTTGTAGAAGGCATTAGCGATTACAATTATTTGAGTGCGTTTAAATTGCTCTATGAACAAGAAAAAAAGGTCTCCTTAGACATGGCGTTTTTAAACATCGTGTTTTTACCCGTTAACGGACTAGGGAATGATGATTTAAAAGAATCAAAAAAGCCACAAATGAAACAAATTTTAGAAACCTTGGCTGAAGAAGAGACAAACGCTACGCTATTAGTGGATGGGGATACAAGGGGTAAGGCATGCGAAGAGTTGAATAAGGAATTAGGCAATAAGCTCAATATTCTAAAACTCAATGATTGCGATGATAGTTTTAAAAATTTCAAAAACATTGAAGATTGTTTCAGCCAAAAGGATAAAATCAAATTGGACTTAAAAAATAAAAGCTCTCGCTCACACACCGCCTATACAAACGCTTTAAAGAATGACTTGCTCTTAAACCCTAATTTAGTGGAAACAGAAACTAAAGAAAATTTTTACAAGCTTTTGGAATGGCTCTATCTTAAAATGGATACTGATAATCAAGTGGGTAATCAAAAAGCTTGA